The following coding sequences are from one Bradyrhizobium sp. 200 window:
- a CDS encoding dienelactone hydrolase family protein, giving the protein MGQDIKLAASDGFKLGGYRADPTGKPKAAIVVIQEIFGVNHHIRSVCDRLAAEGYVAIAPSIFDRIEPDFQCGYSPDEIANARKFIANPDWAAMLRDTQAAIDAVKDVGPVGIIGFCLGGSIAYAAATKLSGLSAAVGYYGGAVVRFADDKPQVPTQLHFGEKDAGIPLTDVETIKAKRPDVEVHIYPGAQHGFHCDERASYDKTSADIAWPRSLAFFGEHLK; this is encoded by the coding sequence GTGGGACAGGATATCAAACTGGCGGCTTCGGACGGCTTCAAACTCGGCGGCTATCGCGCCGATCCCACGGGCAAGCCGAAGGCGGCCATCGTGGTGATCCAGGAGATTTTTGGCGTCAATCACCACATCCGCTCGGTATGCGATCGGCTGGCGGCCGAGGGCTATGTCGCGATTGCGCCATCGATCTTCGACCGCATCGAGCCGGACTTCCAGTGCGGCTATTCGCCTGACGAGATTGCGAACGCGCGAAAGTTCATCGCCAATCCGGATTGGGCCGCGATGCTGCGCGATACCCAGGCCGCGATCGATGCCGTGAAGGATGTCGGACCGGTCGGCATCATCGGCTTCTGCCTCGGCGGCAGCATCGCCTATGCGGCGGCGACCAAGCTCTCCGGCCTGTCGGCTGCGGTCGGCTATTACGGCGGCGCCGTCGTCCGCTTTGCCGACGACAAGCCGCAAGTGCCGACGCAACTGCATTTCGGCGAAAAGGATGCGGGCATTCCGCTGACCGATGTCGAGACCATCAAGGCCAAGCGGCCCGATGTCGAAGTCCACATCTATCCCGGCGCGCAGCACGGCTTTCACTGCGACGAACGCGCAAGCTACGACAAGACCAGCGCCGACATCGCCTGGCCGCGCAGCCTGGCGTTTTTCGGGGAGCACTTGAAATAG